In a single window of the Olivibacter sp. SDN3 genome:
- a CDS encoding RNA polymerase sigma factor, whose amino-acid sequence MTHTLATELEEILELKRSNAKTFHKVYIRFEKPVLAYFFSKTRSNELAEEMFQATFTKLWQYAPRLATDLPLSKQVFRVARTCMIDLLRQKARERSLKDAFIEEKTLPTHSHNSSLAKLAYDDLLKALDILPPVRKKVFYLSKIEGYTNKEIASKMEISQKTVEDHMTKALKKLRSSMAYPLLLFFIQQ is encoded by the coding sequence ATGACGCACACCTTAGCCACAGAACTTGAAGAAATACTGGAACTGAAGCGTTCAAATGCAAAAACGTTTCATAAAGTTTATATCAGATTTGAAAAACCGGTATTAGCCTACTTTTTTAGCAAAACGAGATCGAATGAGCTCGCAGAAGAAATGTTTCAAGCTACTTTTACCAAATTGTGGCAGTATGCTCCCCGACTTGCGACCGATTTACCTCTCAGCAAACAAGTGTTTCGGGTAGCCAGAACTTGTATGATCGATCTTTTAAGGCAAAAAGCGCGTGAACGTTCGTTAAAAGACGCCTTTATTGAGGAAAAAACGTTGCCAACACATAGCCATAACAGTAGTTTGGCAAAACTAGCCTACGATGATCTACTTAAGGCTCTGGACATACTGCCACCCGTGAGAAAGAAAGTTTTTTACCTCAGCAAAATTGAAGGTTATACGAACAAAGAAATAGCCTCGAAGATGGAGATCTCGCAGAAAACAGTGGAAGATCACATGACTAAAGCGCTCAAGAAACTCCGCTCGAGCATGGCTTACCCCCTCCTTTTATTCTTTATCCAACAATAG
- a CDS encoding TonB-dependent receptor: MKHLITFSKCRFPITALLAFMMLMLGQIARAQGNRSITGAVSDPQGELIPGVSVFLTGTGDYKASTITNANGLFTFDELPNNGPYTLTFTYVGFEKQTLTGYEVKAGEKVSVTVTLNENISDLDEVIVTGYGTQRRKEVTGAVSTIGPKEIENIPVQSFDRAMQGQAAGVQINAASGVPGAPVQMNIRGVGSITAGTQPLFIIDGVQMNSTTTTSTTASNPLAFLNNNDIESITVLKDAAAASIYGAQAANGVVLITTKKGKSGHSQINFNTYVGRTAPMPKVDMMNAQQMIQARMEAIANRYPSRTAEANRENALTGLGLDPELTDAQIAALPTYDWQDAAFRNGSSQNYELSFSGGTEKTTIFLSGSYNKQEGAVIGLDFNRATAKANISHKATDWLTVDFNSSFGSVTQNGISGSGGSTGNFAAPQYAAPMMLPFSPIYNEDGSFNAPVSGLPGDMRHNPIFATEANDIKSRSRAFVGNTAFTATITDDLSFKSFYGLDYRAVFAGYYTDPRTIDGFARQGLLQLNQNENINFITNQTFNYNKVIQDKHSISGILGAEYRSDTRDYNFSSGEGFPTFQFRTMQAAATPVNVTGYWTGFKRVGFFGQGNYDYAKKYFLSAVLRYDGSSRFGANHQFGWFPSVSGAWAIDQEDFLKNQNWIDQLKLRLSYGETGNDQVDNFASRGLYSGTGAYNGLPGIRPNSIENLDLRWERNVTYNIGLDIGLFDNRLAFTAEAFRRISKDLLLEQPLPYTSGYDNITRNLGELRNQGLEFSLNSRNIQSTAFSWTTNFNISFIDNKVTSLYDDLDVLPGDQTIRVGSPLYSYFQAQYAGVNAATGKAMWYDGNGDITYNPVSPADWRVYGSMLSDFYGGFTNTFTYKGIELSAFFQYDYGRDLYNTQNTFWFRNAATIRNGLEETFLNRWTNPGQITSTPRPIDGGSEANMASQYRSSSRFLEDASYIRLKTVTLAYALPAHIVSKINARQVRIYAQGVNLLTWTKWSGYDPEFIIEQQTGANFTSNQGAIPPLRSYTLGVQVGF; this comes from the coding sequence ATGAAACATTTGATTACTTTTTCTAAGTGCCGATTTCCTATAACGGCACTATTGGCCTTCATGATGTTGATGCTTGGCCAAATAGCTCGCGCACAGGGAAACAGAAGTATTACAGGAGCTGTTTCCGATCCACAGGGCGAGCTGATTCCGGGAGTTTCTGTATTCCTAACAGGAACCGGTGACTATAAGGCTAGCACCATTACCAATGCCAATGGCCTTTTTACTTTCGATGAGCTGCCCAATAATGGTCCTTACACCCTAACCTTTACTTATGTGGGCTTTGAAAAACAAACCCTTACCGGTTATGAGGTCAAAGCGGGTGAGAAGGTGTCCGTAACGGTTACACTGAACGAAAATATCTCGGACCTCGACGAGGTCATTGTAACCGGTTATGGCACCCAGCGCAGAAAAGAGGTGACGGGAGCGGTATCAACCATTGGGCCTAAGGAAATCGAAAACATTCCGGTACAATCTTTCGACCGTGCCATGCAGGGACAAGCGGCAGGGGTACAGATCAATGCGGCGAGCGGTGTACCCGGAGCGCCGGTACAGATGAACATCCGCGGTGTAGGATCTATCACGGCAGGTACGCAACCTTTGTTTATCATTGACGGGGTACAGATGAACAGCACAACAACAACCAGCACCACTGCAAGCAACCCTTTAGCTTTTTTAAACAACAATGATATTGAATCGATTACCGTGCTGAAGGATGCAGCGGCAGCTTCTATTTATGGTGCTCAGGCAGCAAATGGCGTGGTATTGATTACCACCAAAAAGGGGAAGTCCGGCCATAGCCAGATCAACTTCAATACCTATGTCGGTCGCACAGCACCGATGCCTAAAGTTGACATGATGAACGCACAGCAAATGATACAGGCAAGAATGGAAGCCATTGCTAACCGGTATCCTAGTAGAACGGCGGAAGCAAATCGGGAAAACGCTTTGACCGGATTGGGCTTAGATCCTGAACTAACGGATGCCCAGATCGCCGCTTTACCTACCTATGACTGGCAGGATGCTGCTTTCCGAAATGGCTCATCACAGAATTATGAGCTTTCCTTTAGCGGTGGAACCGAAAAAACGACCATCTTTTTATCCGGATCTTACAACAAACAAGAGGGTGCTGTGATAGGCCTGGACTTCAATCGTGCCACGGCTAAAGCCAATATTAGTCACAAAGCCACTGACTGGCTAACTGTAGATTTCAACTCTAGTTTTGGCTCGGTTACCCAAAACGGCATATCGGGCAGTGGCGGCTCAACCGGTAATTTTGCTGCCCCCCAATATGCTGCCCCAATGATGCTACCGTTTTCGCCGATTTATAATGAAGATGGATCGTTCAATGCACCGGTAAGTGGCTTACCGGGCGATATGCGCCACAATCCCATTTTTGCAACGGAAGCGAACGATATTAAAAGTAGATCACGCGCCTTTGTTGGAAATACAGCGTTTACAGCAACAATCACGGACGATTTATCATTCAAATCGTTCTACGGTTTAGACTATCGTGCAGTCTTTGCAGGCTACTACACCGACCCGCGAACCATTGATGGCTTCGCAAGACAGGGTCTGCTGCAGCTGAACCAGAATGAAAACATCAATTTTATTACCAACCAAACCTTTAATTACAATAAGGTTATTCAGGATAAACACAGTATCTCAGGTATCTTGGGTGCCGAATACCGCAGCGATACGCGCGATTACAATTTCTCTTCGGGAGAGGGTTTTCCGACCTTCCAATTCAGAACGATGCAAGCTGCCGCAACGCCGGTTAACGTAACCGGCTATTGGACTGGCTTTAAAAGAGTAGGTTTCTTTGGTCAGGGTAATTACGATTATGCAAAAAAATATTTTTTGAGTGCCGTGTTACGCTATGATGGATCCTCGCGCTTTGGTGCCAATCATCAATTTGGATGGTTCCCTTCTGTCTCGGGAGCTTGGGCAATTGATCAGGAAGACTTCCTGAAAAATCAAAATTGGATTGATCAATTGAAATTGCGCTTAAGCTATGGTGAGACCGGAAATGATCAAGTTGATAATTTTGCGTCCCGTGGACTTTATTCCGGAACGGGCGCTTATAATGGTTTACCCGGTATTCGTCCAAACAGTATAGAAAACCTGGATCTGCGCTGGGAACGCAATGTAACCTATAATATAGGTTTAGATATTGGTCTATTCGACAATCGCCTGGCCTTCACTGCTGAGGCCTTCAGACGGATCAGTAAAGACCTACTACTGGAGCAGCCACTACCCTACACGAGCGGTTACGACAATATTACCCGAAATTTGGGAGAGCTTAGAAACCAGGGTTTAGAGTTTTCACTAAACAGCCGCAATATACAATCAACGGCCTTCAGCTGGACTACAAACTTTAATATCTCTTTTATCGACAATAAGGTGACGTCTTTATATGATGACCTGGATGTCTTACCTGGTGACCAAACGATTCGGGTAGGCTCTCCGCTATACTCTTATTTTCAAGCCCAATATGCAGGGGTGAATGCCGCTACCGGTAAAGCGATGTGGTATGACGGTAATGGCGATATTACTTATAATCCAGTGAGCCCGGCTGACTGGCGGGTATATGGTAGTATGCTGAGCGACTTTTATGGAGGGTTCACCAATACGTTCACCTATAAGGGAATCGAGCTTTCTGCTTTCTTCCAGTACGATTACGGTCGTGACTTATATAACACACAGAATACATTCTGGTTTAGGAACGCGGCAACAATAAGAAACGGATTGGAAGAAACATTTCTAAATCGTTGGACAAACCCTGGGCAGATTACTTCTACGCCAAGACCGATTGATGGTGGTTCGGAAGCAAATATGGCAAGTCAGTACCGCTCAAGCAGCCGTTTTCTGGAAGATGCCTCATACATCCGCTTGAAAACCGTAACCTTAGCATATGCATTACCGGCACATATCGTATCTAAGATTAATGCCCGCCAGGTACGTATTTACGCCCAAGGTGTCAATCTCCTGACTTGGACCAAATGGAGTGGTTATGATCCAGAATTTATTATCGAGCAACAAACCGGAGCGAATTTCACGTCTAACCAAGGCGCTATTCCACCGCTGAGAAGTTATACACTTGGTGTCCAGGTAGGCTTTTAA
- a CDS encoding gliding motility protein RemB, with protein MKKRLLIVISILTLTFIDATVKAQSEYVPYSYQFYQKLNRVMYSTDTRMHTSIKPYIIDSVMQPAYDSLMNIGVTEKDTWLGRKLFNEHLIDIKKDDYNFYADFLPDFQVGRSFDESRTPWLNTRGFQAGGNVGDKFSFYTSFYENQALFPDYVTDYIFDNHVIPGQFGRLYDQRTGRSQDWAYVTANLSYTPIKYLNITLGYDKNFIGDGYRSMLLSDVSSNYTFLKLTGTLGNVRYMSMWAYMMDPFASRDINYLESINNRHNAGDLGKWGAFQYLDWNATDRLSVGVFQAMMWAPRNARGTRGFDVNYLNPVIFMRPIETANTNSPDKAHVGFTAKYKILNNLTAYGQFLLGELYTKEIFRGKGYINNKQAYQLGFKGFDAFGIRNLNFLGEFNAARPYTYQHFASITAYTNFNQPLAHILGANFREFLGIINYSYRRFDFSLQGNYARYGMDPAADKNYGGNIFKSYENFIKEYDNFIGQGVTTDLVYLDAKAAYLINPKYNLRFEIGGLYRQEKNIAWTKRTTVINIGLKASLRNWYQDF; from the coding sequence ATGAAAAAACGATTATTAATAGTTATAAGCATTTTAACCTTAACCTTTATTGATGCAACTGTAAAAGCACAATCAGAATATGTGCCTTATTCTTATCAGTTTTATCAGAAACTGAATCGTGTGATGTATAGCACCGATACCCGCATGCATACGAGTATTAAGCCTTACATTATCGACTCGGTTATGCAACCGGCATACGATTCATTAATGAATATAGGAGTTACCGAAAAAGATACTTGGTTGGGTAGAAAGCTCTTCAATGAGCATCTGATCGATATCAAAAAAGATGATTATAATTTTTACGCTGATTTCCTCCCAGACTTTCAGGTAGGTAGATCTTTTGATGAGAGCCGTACGCCTTGGCTCAACACAAGGGGCTTTCAGGCAGGAGGAAACGTTGGCGATAAGTTCTCTTTTTATACGAGCTTTTACGAAAACCAAGCGTTGTTCCCCGATTATGTAACCGACTATATTTTTGACAATCATGTGATACCCGGACAGTTCGGACGATTGTACGACCAACGCACCGGACGGTCGCAGGATTGGGCATATGTTACGGCTAACCTATCTTACACCCCTATTAAGTACCTGAATATAACATTGGGTTATGATAAAAATTTTATAGGCGACGGTTACCGCTCCATGTTGCTATCTGACGTATCGTCCAATTACACCTTCTTGAAATTGACCGGCACCCTTGGGAATGTGCGTTACATGAGCATGTGGGCTTATATGATGGACCCTTTTGCATCACGCGACATCAATTACCTTGAATCGATCAACAACCGCCATAATGCCGGTGATTTAGGTAAATGGGGCGCTTTCCAATACCTCGACTGGAACGCTACCGATCGCCTGTCTGTGGGCGTCTTTCAGGCTATGATGTGGGCGCCAAGAAATGCCAGAGGGACAAGGGGATTTGACGTCAATTACTTAAATCCAGTGATATTTATGCGGCCAATCGAAACAGCCAACACCAACTCGCCGGATAAAGCGCATGTGGGTTTCACTGCAAAATACAAGATACTTAATAACCTCACCGCCTACGGGCAGTTTTTATTGGGGGAACTATACACCAAGGAAATATTTAGAGGAAAAGGTTATATCAATAACAAACAGGCTTACCAGCTCGGTTTTAAAGGTTTTGATGCTTTCGGTATCAGAAATCTGAATTTCTTGGGTGAATTTAACGCTGCTCGACCTTACACCTATCAACATTTTGCATCAATAACAGCGTATACAAACTTTAATCAACCCCTGGCACATATATTAGGCGCCAATTTTAGGGAATTTCTGGGAATTATCAATTATTCGTATCGGCGCTTTGATTTTTCACTGCAAGGCAACTATGCCCGCTACGGAATGGACCCTGCGGCTGACAAAAATTATGGAGGGAATATATTTAAGTCTTACGAAAACTTCATCAAAGAGTATGATAATTTTATCGGTCAGGGCGTGACAACAGACTTGGTATATCTCGATGCTAAAGCAGCTTATTTAATTAATCCAAAATATAATTTACGATTTGAAATAGGGGGACTGTACAGACAGGAAAAGAACATTGCGTGGACAAAACGAACAACGGTGATCAATATCGGACTAAAGGCCTCTTTAAGGAATTGGTATCAAGATTTTTAA
- a CDS encoding FecR family protein, with protein MIDRNLLDKFLANKCSAEEADFVVKYLNDHPDTLERLLPEADWDELLVQHELEQKESTRKRIRRIKTVQWLYSAAAVLLILGATVFVQYRLNKNSASLTEQKLATAKKKTDSYVIRRNNYKQALTIAMEDGSEVVLEQGSEVGYAEEFKTNRTIDLQGKAQFTVSRDSLHPFKVIANDVETTALGTVFTIDALTDTENVSVELLSGSVSVSSKRAKETVVLTPGQRYTLTAEGFRITHPYAAKASIRKNKPVTTINKVLVKGDSLIFKKQPLADVFTVLSKEFATDIEYNRNALHKKYFTGYILKNHPLEPELQKIALMNELTLTADSAKNRFTIK; from the coding sequence ATGATTGATAGAAACCTGCTCGATAAATTCCTTGCCAACAAATGTTCTGCAGAAGAAGCTGATTTTGTGGTGAAATACCTTAACGATCATCCGGATACTTTAGAACGTTTACTTCCAGAAGCCGATTGGGATGAATTACTTGTGCAACATGAACTGGAACAAAAAGAATCAACACGGAAACGGATCAGGCGAATAAAAACTGTTCAGTGGCTCTATAGCGCTGCTGCTGTATTACTGATATTGGGTGCTACTGTTTTTGTACAGTATCGCTTAAATAAAAACAGCGCCAGCTTAACGGAACAAAAGCTGGCAACAGCAAAGAAAAAGACGGACAGCTATGTAATCAGACGGAACAATTATAAGCAAGCGCTCACCATAGCAATGGAAGACGGTAGTGAAGTAGTACTAGAGCAAGGAAGCGAAGTTGGCTATGCCGAAGAATTTAAAACTAACCGAACCATTGACCTCCAAGGTAAGGCGCAATTTACTGTTTCCCGGGATTCGCTACATCCTTTTAAAGTTATTGCTAACGATGTTGAAACCACGGCACTCGGTACCGTCTTTACCATCGACGCCCTGACTGATACTGAGAACGTTTCTGTAGAACTTCTTTCAGGTAGTGTAAGTGTCAGCTCAAAACGAGCGAAAGAAACCGTCGTACTTACACCCGGCCAGCGTTATACCCTCACGGCAGAAGGATTCAGGATTACACATCCTTACGCTGCAAAAGCCTCTATAAGAAAAAATAAACCAGTAACCACCATCAATAAAGTGCTTGTGAAAGGCGACAGCCTTATATTTAAAAAGCAACCGCTCGCCGATGTATTTACAGTTTTGAGTAAGGAGTTTGCAACGGATATTGAATACAATAGAAATGCACTGCACAAGAAATATTTCACCGGATACATACTTAAAAATCATCCTCTGGAACCCGAACTCCAAAAGATTGCACTGATGAATGAATTGACCCTTACAGCCGACTCAGCTAAAAACCGATTTACTATCAAATAA
- a CDS encoding SLBB domain-containing protein: protein MKVRFFRFIFIFFLLSAQGVLYAQSLGMQDLSNINVDALTDEQLKGYMQQAAASGMSEEELLQMAISSGMPEDELNKLEQRLRKIQQDEGIIPVSEEKGQAVPQVAVRHKRQVNFADNLGDSARKNSIGTDTSIHALHAKLKIFGEELFAGSNPQFEPNLRLATPKNYVIGADDEILLEIYGNSEASYSLNVSPDGSINVPYVGVIPVAGATIEQATVRIKEQLSRIYSGIRSGNTQVNISLGNIRSIKVVVTGEVAKPGTYTLPSVASAFNALYASGGPSVRGTMRDIKVIRNGKEIVSIDVYDFLLNGSLQHNIVLQDQDILYVSPYISRIELRGQVKRPALFELKEGENFDQLLTYAGGFNEEAYRARVTVFKNTSTERKVEDITSLQFSQYLPQSGDKYRVGKILERFTNRVSINGAVFRPGVYELSQGLTLGMLIKKADGVKEDAFMNRAYIVRLKDDLQREQVPFSVADILAGTAEDILLKREDEVHISSIFDLRTTYRVQVDGEVRKAGSYDYAEGMTLKELIIQAGGFTESGSSKRIEIARRVANSDARSESATTSEIYHVDIERDLSGAEDFQLEPFDMVNVRLAAGYERQRSVRIEGEVLYPGHYTLSRKDERISDVIARAGGFTAYAYVDGASLKRKDLGKVQVDSTSNFDWRNAALEEERYQERLVRLSSIQKSTMNPSNLSAVQKETGPNSYVGINLHQILKTPKGDSDLILEEGDVLHIPKQLQTVRISGEVLSPVTVTYSSNKGFKQYISQAGGFSERALRKRAYVVYANGSAKSTSRFLFFNNYPKIKPGAEIFVPEREPRGRMGAAQWVGIGGSLATTLGVIVALFR from the coding sequence ATGAAGGTTAGATTTTTTAGATTCATCTTTATATTTTTTTTACTATCGGCCCAAGGGGTGTTATATGCGCAGAGCTTGGGCATGCAGGATTTAAGTAATATAAATGTAGATGCGCTTACAGACGAACAATTAAAAGGGTATATGCAGCAGGCAGCTGCATCGGGGATGTCTGAAGAAGAACTATTACAGATGGCCATTTCATCTGGTATGCCAGAAGACGAATTAAATAAACTGGAACAACGTCTAAGAAAAATTCAGCAAGATGAAGGTATTATCCCTGTTTCCGAAGAAAAAGGGCAGGCGGTTCCACAAGTTGCTGTAAGACATAAGCGCCAGGTCAATTTCGCGGACAACCTTGGTGATAGCGCTCGCAAAAATAGCATAGGCACAGATACTAGCATACATGCGCTGCATGCCAAGCTGAAAATTTTCGGGGAAGAGTTATTTGCCGGTAGTAACCCTCAATTTGAACCTAATTTACGGCTTGCTACTCCAAAAAATTATGTAATAGGTGCTGACGACGAGATTCTACTGGAAATATATGGTAATTCTGAAGCTAGTTATTCCTTAAATGTGAGTCCAGATGGGAGTATCAATGTTCCTTATGTAGGCGTTATTCCCGTCGCAGGGGCAACCATTGAGCAGGCAACGGTGCGTATCAAAGAGCAATTGAGCCGTATATATTCAGGGATACGTTCAGGCAATACGCAAGTAAATATCAGTTTAGGCAATATCCGCAGTATCAAAGTAGTCGTAACGGGTGAAGTTGCCAAACCGGGAACCTATACCTTGCCTTCTGTAGCCAGTGCATTTAACGCCTTATATGCTTCTGGTGGCCCGTCAGTGCGAGGCACCATGCGCGATATCAAAGTGATACGTAACGGTAAGGAGATTGTTAGTATTGATGTTTACGATTTTTTGTTGAATGGAAGTTTGCAGCACAACATTGTACTGCAAGATCAGGATATTCTATATGTTTCGCCTTATATAAGTAGGATAGAATTAAGAGGACAGGTGAAGCGGCCCGCGTTGTTTGAGTTAAAGGAGGGAGAGAATTTCGATCAGCTATTAACCTATGCCGGTGGCTTTAATGAAGAGGCTTACCGTGCGCGGGTAACGGTGTTCAAGAACACGTCAACTGAGCGTAAGGTGGAAGATATTACTTCCTTACAATTTAGTCAATATTTGCCGCAAAGTGGAGATAAATATAGGGTAGGTAAGATCTTGGAGCGTTTTACCAACCGAGTAAGTATCAACGGTGCTGTTTTCCGCCCTGGTGTTTACGAGCTTAGCCAAGGGTTAACTTTAGGTATGCTTATTAAAAAGGCAGATGGTGTTAAGGAAGATGCTTTCATGAACAGGGCGTATATTGTACGACTGAAAGATGATCTACAACGAGAGCAGGTGCCTTTCTCTGTGGCCGATATTTTGGCGGGCACCGCTGAAGATATTCTGCTGAAGCGTGAAGATGAGGTACATATATCATCTATTTTTGATTTACGCACGACTTATAGGGTGCAGGTAGATGGAGAGGTTCGTAAAGCTGGTTCATATGATTATGCAGAAGGTATGACTTTAAAGGAGTTGATTATACAAGCTGGAGGTTTCACCGAGAGTGGATCTTCCAAGCGCATTGAAATCGCCCGTAGAGTAGCCAATAGTGATGCCCGCTCTGAGTCTGCTACTACTTCGGAGATTTATCATGTAGACATTGAGCGGGATTTATCCGGTGCGGAAGATTTCCAGCTTGAGCCTTTTGATATGGTAAACGTGCGTTTAGCTGCGGGATATGAGCGGCAACGAAGCGTTCGCATTGAAGGGGAAGTGTTGTATCCTGGTCATTATACCTTGAGTCGGAAAGATGAGCGTATTTCAGATGTTATTGCGCGTGCAGGTGGATTTACCGCCTATGCTTATGTTGATGGTGCTTCGCTTAAGCGAAAAGACTTAGGGAAAGTACAGGTAGATTCTACGAGTAATTTTGATTGGCGTAATGCCGCTTTGGAAGAAGAACGCTATCAAGAGCGTTTGGTTCGTTTAAGTTCTATTCAGAAAAGTACGATGAACCCGAGTAATTTAAGTGCTGTTCAAAAAGAGACCGGTCCGAATAGCTATGTAGGTATTAACCTGCACCAGATTCTGAAAACGCCAAAAGGAGACAGCGACCTGATTTTAGAAGAAGGAGACGTCTTACATATTCCAAAACAGCTACAAACCGTTCGTATCAGTGGAGAGGTATTGTCGCCCGTAACGGTCACCTATTCTAGCAACAAGGGCTTTAAGCAATATATCTCGCAAGCGGGAGGTTTTTCTGAGCGTGCATTACGTAAGCGTGCTTATGTGGTATATGCCAACGGCTCCGCGAAAAGCACTTCACGGTTTTTGTTTTTCAATAATTACCCTAAAATAAAACCAGGGGCAGAAATCTTTGTTCCTGAGCGTGAACCTCGAGGACGGATGGGCGCAGCGCAATGGGTTGGTATAGGCGGTAGCTTGGCCACCACACTTGGTGTTATTGTGGCCTTATTTAGGTAG
- a CDS encoding glycosyltransferase family 4 protein, which yields MLITLLPLVLACITSLIAVPAIIKVAYSKRLVDDPSIESRKIHKNSVPNLGGVAVFSTFALVSCLLINSQMLPNANFIFASGIIIFTIGLKDDLIALDPYKKFAAQFITAFIVVYFADVRLTNFYGVMGIHEIGPLLSYIFSSLVVVFIINAFNLIDGINGLLGSISMFVCLIYGTLFCLMDAKGLSVLSFSMAGAIVGFLKYNAKKRARIFMGDAGAYSIGFIISILTIQFIELNKYDPIGNPSPLINAAPGVAIALLIMPTFDTFRVFILRILRGKSPFMADRNHLHHRLLDLGLSHLQASSIIVATNLSMVALALAVHKQVMAAELIAIITLSVLFCNMMLWLYEMRNAHKILAVRERRKTILTASNKLTSDLEKVNNTAIDSSLAEIKVLASKEFPNNPKDIEAAKRFTQEVLDNLEKSKN from the coding sequence ATGTTAATAACATTACTCCCCTTAGTACTTGCATGTATTACTTCTCTTATTGCAGTACCTGCAATTATTAAGGTTGCTTATTCTAAACGTTTAGTAGACGACCCTTCCATAGAATCTAGAAAGATCCATAAAAATTCAGTACCAAATCTTGGAGGAGTTGCTGTTTTTAGCACTTTTGCGCTAGTTAGTTGCTTACTCATTAATTCACAGATGCTTCCCAATGCTAACTTCATATTTGCATCAGGCATCATTATCTTCACTATTGGGTTAAAAGATGACTTGATTGCTTTAGACCCTTATAAAAAATTTGCTGCTCAATTTATAACGGCCTTTATCGTCGTCTATTTTGCTGATGTACGTCTTACAAATTTTTATGGCGTGATGGGCATTCACGAAATAGGTCCGCTCCTCAGCTATATTTTCAGCAGTCTTGTGGTTGTTTTTATCATTAATGCATTCAATCTAATTGATGGCATCAATGGGCTTCTCGGTTCAATCAGTATGTTTGTATGCCTTATTTACGGTACACTGTTCTGTTTAATGGACGCGAAGGGGCTCAGTGTGCTCAGTTTTAGTATGGCGGGAGCGATCGTAGGCTTTTTAAAGTATAACGCAAAAAAGCGGGCAAGGATTTTCATGGGTGATGCGGGAGCATACTCTATTGGTTTTATTATCTCTATATTAACCATTCAGTTTATCGAGCTCAATAAATATGATCCAATAGGTAATCCTAGCCCTTTAATTAATGCAGCGCCTGGCGTGGCTATAGCCCTCTTGATTATGCCCACTTTCGACACTTTTAGGGTATTCATTTTGCGTATTTTAAGAGGAAAGTCGCCTTTTATGGCTGATCGGAACCATCTGCACCATAGACTTCTTGATTTAGGGCTTAGTCATTTACAAGCCTCGAGCATTATTGTGGCCACCAATCTTTCAATGGTAGCTTTAGCCCTGGCTGTACACAAACAGGTAATGGCTGCCGAGTTAATTGCGATTATTACTTTGTCTGTTCTTTTCTGCAATATGATGCTTTGGCTATACGAAATGCGCAACGCGCATAAAATTCTTGCTGTGCGAGAAAGACGCAAGACAATATTAACGGCATCTAATAAATTAACTTCTGATCTCGAAAAAGTAAACAATACTGCAATAGACTCCAGCTTAGCTGAAATTAAGGTATTGGCCTCTAAAGAGTTTCCTAACAACCCTAAGGATATTGAAGCTGCAAAACGCTTTACTCAAGAAGTGCTGGATAATTTGGAGAAAAGTAAAAATTAG